The window AGGGCCCAGGCCACCGTGTTCGGCACGTGGAAGTCGCCGACGCTGACCGCGTCCGGGTCCCCGTACGCGATGCGCACCACCTCGGCGGCGGTCCACGGGCCGATGCCGGCGACGGCGGTGAGCCGGCGGGTGGCCTCGGCGGAGTCCGCGCAGCGCTCCAGCCGGTCGGCGACGGCCGCCACGCGGCGCAGCGTCTCGGCCCGGCGCTGCTCCACGCCGAACGGGTGGAACACCCAGTACGGGGTGGCCGCCACCGCCGCCGGCTCGGGCGGCAGCAGCAGCGGCTGCATCGGCCCGGGCGCCGCCTCGCCGAAGTGCCGCACCGTCGCCGCGTACGCCCGGTAGGCCTCCTTGCCGGTCACCTTCTGCTCGAAGACCGCCCGCAGCAGTTGGCGGAAGACCTGCCCGGTGGCGGGCATGCGCAGCCCCCGGTGCTGGGCCGCGAGCCGCGCCACCACGGGGTGGGCGGCGGCGAGCGCCCCGAACCCGCTCACGTCGTCGCGGAGCCCGGCTATCGCGTCGGCCCACTGCACCACCCGGTCGGCACCCGGGCCGTAGCCCTCGGCGAGCAGGGCGCCGCCGGCCGGCCGCAGGGCGAGGGTGGCCGGACCGTCCGGGGTGCGGGCGGCCCACCAGAACGTGCCGGCCGCGACGCGCGCACAGGGGTCGTACGGGCTGAAGGTCAGCGCCCGGACCGACGCGGCCAGCCGGTACCCGGCGGGCGGGTGCAGCTCCCGACGCGCGGTGGGTTCGGTCCCGGT is drawn from Micromonospora sp. NBC_01740 and contains these coding sequences:
- a CDS encoding DNA-3-methyladenine glycosylase family protein; translation: MTGTEPTARRELHPPAGYRLAASVRALTFSPYDPCARVAAGTFWWAARTPDGPATLALRPAGGALLAEGYGPGADRVVQWADAIAGLRDDVSGFGALAAAHPVVARLAAQHRGLRMPATGQVFRQLLRAVFEQKVTGKEAYRAYAATVRHFGEAAPGPMQPLLLPPEPAAVAATPYWVFHPFGVEQRRAETLRRVAAVADRLERCADSAEATRRLTAVAGIGPWTAAEVVRIAYGDPDAVSVGDFHVPNTVAWALAGEPRGDDARMLALLEPFRGHRGRVCVLLAAGGVQAPKYGPRMPIRSFARF